TCTCGATCTCGATCGCCATCTGCTTCAGGATTCGTTTCAGATGCGACGGCCCGAAGCGGTGCGCATCGCCTAGGCGCAGGAAGGTGTAGTGCAGGATGTCAAACATCAGCCGCGCCTCGGTGCCGAGCGGCCAGCGTGCGCGGTACTTCGCCATGTGCTCCTCGCTCCATGGCACCCAGCCGCCGCTCTCGCGCGAGGCTTTCGCCTTACCGCTCTTGAGCCCGATGGTCGGATCGTCCTCTGGGTCGAGGCGCTCCTCCTCGATTATCCAGCGGATCATGTGGCGCAGCGCCGACAACAGGTTGCCGGCCTGAACCGGCGTCCGCGCCCTCAGTTCCTCGCGCACCTTGCGGGTCAGCGCCGCAAATGGTCACTCGCCATTGTCTTCGATCAGCGACTCGATCAGTCCGGTGCGCGCGTCTCGCGTGCTGTCGGCCAAGCCATCCTCGCCGATCGCGGGATTGCCAAGCCAGCGGTCGCTTTGTCTGTAGAGCGTCCAGTCATCGCGTTCGGCTGCTGGATCGATGTTGTCTACGGTCAAGGCCTGTAGAGAACGGCTTACCCTCTCTATCCGAACAGGCGACCAGAAGGCGATCATACGACCTTCCACATGGGCTTTGCACTCTTGGCCGATAACAATTGAACTCGCGATCGCAAGGATTTTGGCCCAGGCCACGACAGAGCCCGACATCATGTTCAATGACACTGAGCGCCCTAACCATCTGCTCGTCGAGGTGGCAAACGTCAACGAGTGGCGATCACGCACCCGCTGTGGCAAACAGGCTTTGCGACGTTGTCCATCATGAACGCTACAAATAGCGCTCATCCAAGCCATGAATGGGGAACTCGATGCTCGAGCTTGGCTCTGGCCCACATGCTTGCAAAGAGGGGAGCCCGAAGCCAGGGCCAAGCAATTGACGGCAGCGAAGCAACGCATCGAATCCGGCCAATGCGTCCAGAGCGGTCCGAAGCAGCATCGGTAATTCACCAGGCTGTCTCATGATCGCGCGGAACAGTGCGGCGAGATCGATCGTCCCGTTTGCACGCACCGTAGCCAAGGCGGCAGCAGGGATCCGGCGGGTGGCCGGATCCATGATGACGCGGACGGCGGCCATCGGGAGATAGCGCGCTGCAGCGATGCTCGCCACCACATGAGATTCATTATCGACAGCCAGCGCGCCTGTACTGATATGCAGCGATCGCTTTGCCTCCGGATGCGCCGCGATAGTTGTAACGCCAGCAATAGGGCCGTGAACTGCTTCGGGGATAAGTCGAAGCAAGGCTTGCGACCAGTTTCGGTCAGTCGTGAGTTCGACGGTCTCTGCGATAATCCTGGATGCTACAATGCATGTTCCTGCGGCGAGGCTGGGCGAAAGGCCGCCTGCGACGCCAAAGCTAATCAGCCCGCAGCAATCCCCGGATATTGCAGACGCGAGAGAGCTTGCCAGGGTGCTGCCATCGCCGCTACAAATGGCGTGCGTATGGAAGTCCGTAGCAAGCCTCGCCTCAAACGCGAGTCCCGTCACTCCAATTACCGCTGCCAAGTGTCCACTCCTTGAAATGGCACGCTGACCAGCGCTCATGATGGATCGCGGGGTGCTCCCGCGCGCCGCAAGGTATGCGTAAGGCAAGCCCGGATCACTGGCGCCAAGACACTCCAGCACTGCCGCTCCAACATTAAATCGCAAATTACGAATGAGTTAGTTTCTAACGGATAAGTCAGCTTTGGGGGTTGCAGCATCGTGATAAGCTGCGGCCTTGCGGGCGCAGATCATGGCGAACGTAAGACCGTGTCGGAAGCAAGGACAGCGCACTCGACAAGCCGAGTCGTCGACGTATCGGGATACGAGCCGAAGCAATTTGCATGGTGTCTCGAAGTCATCGCACGCAACGATTTGCAGCATTGTCCGCGCTGGCAGGTCGCGTTCGCGAACGAGCGAAAGGATCATCGATATTACGAACTGGTCGAGGATACGCTTCATCCTGAGTTCGACTACCGGTATTTCGCTATAAAGGACGAGGTTGGCCGCGTTTGTGCCGTACAGCCCTTTTTCCTGCTGGACCTGGATTTGTTGGTCGGAGCGAGCCCGCGCTTTGGCCTGCTAATCGACGCCATCCGCGACCTATGGCCGCGCCTGATGCGAGCGCGCACGCTGATGGTGGGGTGCGTAGCTGGTGAAGGCCATCTTGATGGCGACGAGGCTCGCCATCGCACCCGCGCGGAGCTCCTGGCTTCAACGATCACAGGACATGCGCGTAGCCTCGGAGCAGGTCTGGTCGTGTTCAAGGAGTTTCCGGCGCGGTATCGATCGGTTCTCGAATGTCTGGTTGACCACGGATTCACCCGCATCCCCAGCATGCCTATGACCAGGCTTTGCATCGATTACGCAAGCTTCGACGATTACATGAGGAGCGCGCTCAACAGCGCGACGCGCAAGAAGCTACGCAAGAAGTTTGAGGCGGCGGCGCGGGCCGCCCCGCTCGAAATGAGCGTCGTCAACGACGTGACTCCGGTGATCGCGCAGATTTATCCACTGTATCTCCAGGTTTATGCGCGTTCGAAGCTGCACTTCGAAAGGCTCACGGAGCAATATTTCTGCGACCTTGGGCGGTGGATGGGGGACAAGGTCCGATTCTTCCTCTGGCGCCAGAGCGAGCGGATCGTCGCATTTGCAACGTGCATAGTGCATGGTGACGCGATCTATGCGGAGTACATAGGGCTCGACTACGATGTCGCGCTCGATCTACACCTCTATCACTATGTGTTTCGCGACTTGGTCATCTGGGCGATTGCCAACGGGTACAAATGCTTTCGGAGCGGCGGGCTGAACTATGATCCAAAACTGCACCTCAGGCACTTACTCGATCCGATCGACCTATATGTTCGGCACACGTCCGAACCGATCAACGCGCTGTTGAGGCACGTTTTGCCGGTGATCGAGCCAACCCGATACGACGGGACACTTGCGAAGTTTCGCAACTATGAGGAGCTTTGGGTGACGGATCGAGTCGCCTGATGGGGGCAACCGACAGCGCAGCAAAATTGCACCCTCACGTCTTCCGGCCAGGCCGATGGTGTTTGCCTCGAGCGCCGAAGACAACCTGCGAAGGGTAAGGCGCGGCCGAGTGCCGGGGCGTGCTGCCAATGACGCCCGCGGCCCCGACGGACGTCCGGATAGGGTTGGCGGCGAAATTACCTGGAAAGAATCCGTTGGTCGGGAAGTCGCGATTGTCGTCGCGGTTGTCGTAGTACCAACTACTGGTGTCGCCGTAGCGTATAGGATGAAGTCGGATATCCCTCAGATCGCCCGCGAAGGCGGGCGCGAGAGCGATCGTCGCGAGTATTGCGGCTGCCACTAGCATCTTCGACTTGAACATGCCCGTTTCCTTTGCATCACGGACGAATAGTGCCCCAATCGCCTTTCCACCCCGCGAGTTTTCCCTTCCGGAACTGCAGATAAAGCCCATCGCTGCGGCTGGACAATGCGCTGCCCTTGACGTTGGAGAGCACAAGATAGAGTTCGTTGCCGGGCCGGCCCCGGATGTAGATCAAAGGCACGCCGAGCGCTTCCGCAGTTTCGTCGGCGTTCATCCCAAGTCGAAGCGAAATCATGTTCGACGGCACTGCAATTTCTGGCTGCTGTGCCGTTGCAGGAACCGCTGTGGGCGCGAAGGCCAGCAATGCCATCACGTGCAACGTGCGCTTTCTCATGAAACCTCCTGTGGGCCACTCGCATCAAGGCTATCGAAGCCAGCGCTGCCAGACGATTCCGACTCATTGCAGCGACGCCAGCGTTCCGCTTGGCGTCCATCCACCGCCGAGCGCCTGGAAGAGGCTGCTCGCGGCCGACAGCTTCGAGAGCCGAACCTGCACCAATGTGTTTTCGGCGCTAAAAAGCGTCTGCTCGGCCTGTAGCACGGTAATGAGGTTGGCCGTTCCTCCACGCAGCTGCGACTCGGCGACTTCGAATGCCTTCCGCGAACTCGCGACAACTTGTCCCTGCAGTCGCTCCTGAAGCGTGAACTTCTGCAACGCGATGAGGGCCTTCTCGACATCGGAAAAGGCCGACAGAACGGCTTTGCGATAGGCTTGGAGATTCTCCAGCTGCACGCCCTTCGCTTGCTTCAACTGGCTCTCTAGCAAGAACCCGTCAAAGATTGGCTGAGTAAGGTTGGCCGTCAGGGTGTAGAACCAAGCACCGGGTGTGAACAGCGACGCCAGCGCGGTGCTCCGGAACCCGGTCGTGCCTGTTAACTGGATCTGCGGAAAGAACGCCGCACGAGCTTCCTCGACGCTGAAGTTGGACGCGGCAAGCCGCGCCTCGGCCTGGCGGATGTCCGGCCTCTGATAGAGCAATTCGGATGGCAACCCCGGTGTAACTCGCGGCACTTTAATGCGGCTAGTCGAGCCGCCATGCACCGAAAGATTTGCCGGCGCGCGTCCAACCAGAACCGCGAGTGCGGCCTCGTTCTGTCCTAGCGTGACCTCAAGTGGGGGGATTGCGGCGCGCTGGGTGGCAACCAGCGCCTCCTGTTGCGAAAGATCAAGCTGGGATGCCGTTCCGCTAGCGAACCGGTCCTTGATCACGGAAAGAATTCGT
The DNA window shown above is from Bradyrhizobium sp. ISRA464 and carries:
- a CDS encoding efflux transporter outer membrane subunit, whose protein sequence is MRGCGRLRGASTLLALALTPGLSGCILGSERPELNLDMSATYRAAPKGDADAAVPAVDWWRGFGSSELTSLMGAAQLNNLDIAVAVAQIVQADAQVGMAGAPLLPSLTGAASAERAHFGPISSIARSLGGGIGATGDPASGVEAAGSAGSGLTFSLFSTSLTASYMLDFWGKNRAALYAAEENATASRYNREVVTLTAIVTVANTYFQILAAQDQLRVTRQNLAAAERILSVIKDRFASGTASQLDLSQQEALVATQRAAIPPLEVTLGQNEAALAVLVGRAPANLSVHGGSTSRIKVPRVTPGLPSELLYQRPDIRQAEARLAASNFSVEEARAAFFPQIQLTGTTGFRSTALASLFTPGAWFYTLTANLTQPIFDGFLLESQLKQAKGVQLENLQAYRKAVLSAFSDVEKALIALQKFTLQERLQGQVVASSRKAFEVAESQLRGGTANLITVLQAEQTLFSAENTLVQVRLSKLSAASSLFQALGGGWTPSGTLASLQ
- a CDS encoding adenosylhopane nucleosidase — translated: MAAVIGVTGLAFEARLATDFHTHAICSGDGSTLASSLASAISGDCCGLISFGVAGGLSPSLAAGTCIVASRIIAETVELTTDRNWSQALLRLIPEAVHGPIAGVTTIAAHPEAKRSLHISTGALAVDNESHVVASIAAARYLPMAAVRVIMDPATRRIPAAALATVRANGTIDLAALFRAIMRQPGELPMLLRTALDALAGFDALLRCRQLLGPGFGLPSLQACGPEPSSSIEFPIHGLDERYL
- a CDS encoding GNAT family N-acetyltransferase, translating into MSEARTAHSTSRVVDVSGYEPKQFAWCLEVIARNDLQHCPRWQVAFANERKDHRYYELVEDTLHPEFDYRYFAIKDEVGRVCAVQPFFLLDLDLLVGASPRFGLLIDAIRDLWPRLMRARTLMVGCVAGEGHLDGDEARHRTRAELLASTITGHARSLGAGLVVFKEFPARYRSVLECLVDHGFTRIPSMPMTRLCIDYASFDDYMRSALNSATRKKLRKKFEAAARAAPLEMSVVNDVTPVIAQIYPLYLQVYARSKLHFERLTEQYFCDLGRWMGDKVRFFLWRQSERIVAFATCIVHGDAIYAEYIGLDYDVALDLHLYHYVFRDLVIWAIANGYKCFRSGGLNYDPKLHLRHLLDPIDLYVRHTSEPINALLRHVLPVIEPTRYDGTLAKFRNYEELWVTDRVA
- a CDS encoding BA14K family protein — translated: MFKSKMLVAAAILATIALAPAFAGDLRDIRLHPIRYGDTSSWYYDNRDDNRDFPTNGFFPGNFAANPIRTSVGAAGVIGSTPRHSAAPYPSQVVFGARGKHHRPGRKT